A genomic segment from Thermotoga neapolitana DSM 4359 encodes:
- a CDS encoding type III pantothenate kinase gives MYLLIDVGNTHSVFSTTEDGKVFKRWRLSTGIFQTEDELFSHLYPLLGDAMHKIEGIGVASVVPTQNIVIERFSRKYFNMDPIWVKAKNGCVKWNVKNPGEIGADRVANVVAFVKEYGSSGIIIDMGTATTVDLVVEGSYEGGAILPGLFMMVHSLFRGTAKLPLVEVKPADFVVGKDTEENIQLGVVNGTVYALEGIVKRIKGVYGNLPVVLTGGQSKIVKEIFEHEIFDEDLTIKGVFHFCFGR, from the coding sequence GTGTACCTTCTGATCGATGTTGGAAACACCCACTCCGTTTTCTCCACAACGGAAGATGGCAAAGTTTTTAAAAGATGGCGCTTGTCCACAGGAATTTTCCAGACAGAGGACGAACTCTTTTCGCATCTGTATCCCCTTCTGGGTGACGCTATGCATAAGATAGAAGGTATCGGAGTGGCTTCCGTTGTTCCTACACAGAACATCGTTATAGAACGATTCTCAAGAAAGTATTTCAACATGGATCCCATCTGGGTGAAAGCGAAGAACGGCTGTGTGAAATGGAACGTAAAAAACCCGGGGGAGATCGGAGCAGACAGGGTAGCGAACGTCGTGGCTTTTGTGAAAGAGTACGGTAGCAGCGGTATCATCATTGATATGGGAACCGCCACCACGGTGGATCTTGTGGTGGAGGGTTCTTACGAAGGTGGAGCCATACTTCCTGGGCTCTTCATGATGGTTCACTCGCTCTTTCGAGGGACAGCGAAACTCCCACTCGTTGAGGTGAAACCGGCGGATTTCGTGGTGGGCAAGGATACGGAAGAGAACATACAACTCGGCGTTGTGAATGGAACGGTCTATGCCCTCGAAGGAATAGTGAAGCGAATAAAAGGAGTGTACGGTAATCTGCCGGTAGTCCTGACGGGTGGACAGTCGAAGATCGTGAAGGAGATTTTCGAACACGAGATCTTCGACGAAGACCTGACCATAAAGGGGGTGTTCCATTTCTGCTTCGGAAGATGA
- a CDS encoding O-acetyl-L-homoserine sulfhydrylase, translating to MDWRKYGFNTRALHAGYEPPEPTTGSRAVPIYQTTSYVFKDSDHAARLFALEEPGFIYTRIGNPTVSVLEERIAALEGGVGALAVSSGQAAITYAILNIAGPGDEIVSGSALYGGTYNLFKHTLYRKSGIVVKFVDETDPKNVEEAITEKTKAVYLETIGNPGLTVPDFEAIAEIAHRHGIPLIVDNTVAPYIFRPFEHGADIIVYSATKFIGGHGTSIGGLIVDNGKFDWKNGKFPELVEPDPSYHGVSYVETFKEAAYIVKCRTQLLRDLGSCMSPFNAFLFILGLETLSLRMKKHCENALKVVEFLKTHPAVSWVNYPIVESNKTRENALKYLKEGYGAIVTFGIKGGKEAGKKFIDSLTLISHLANIGDARTLAIHPASTTHQQLTEEEQLKTGVTPDMIRLSVGIEDVEDIIEDLDQALRRSQEG from the coding sequence TTGGACTGGAGGAAGTACGGATTCAACACGAGGGCACTCCACGCGGGCTATGAACCTCCTGAACCGACAACAGGTTCTAGAGCCGTTCCCATTTACCAGACGACCTCTTATGTCTTCAAAGATTCCGATCACGCAGCAAGACTGTTTGCCCTGGAGGAGCCCGGGTTCATCTACACGAGGATCGGAAATCCAACGGTGAGTGTTCTTGAAGAGAGAATAGCGGCACTGGAAGGTGGTGTTGGTGCCCTCGCTGTTTCCAGCGGACAGGCAGCCATCACGTACGCCATCCTGAACATAGCAGGGCCCGGTGATGAGATCGTCAGTGGAAGCGCCCTGTACGGTGGAACTTACAATCTCTTCAAACACACGCTGTACAGGAAGTCCGGTATTGTGGTGAAGTTTGTGGATGAGACAGATCCAAAGAACGTAGAAGAAGCTATCACGGAGAAAACAAAAGCAGTGTACCTTGAAACCATTGGGAATCCGGGTCTTACGGTACCGGATTTTGAGGCAATAGCAGAAATCGCTCACAGGCATGGAATACCTCTCATCGTGGACAACACAGTGGCACCGTACATCTTCAGGCCATTTGAACACGGAGCAGACATCATCGTGTACTCTGCTACGAAGTTCATAGGAGGACACGGCACATCGATCGGTGGACTGATAGTGGACAATGGAAAGTTCGACTGGAAGAACGGGAAATTTCCAGAACTCGTGGAGCCGGATCCCAGTTATCACGGTGTGAGTTACGTGGAAACGTTCAAAGAAGCCGCTTACATAGTGAAATGCAGAACGCAGCTTCTGAGAGACCTTGGAAGTTGTATGAGTCCGTTTAACGCGTTCCTGTTCATTCTGGGGCTTGAAACCCTAAGTCTGAGAATGAAAAAGCACTGTGAGAATGCACTCAAAGTCGTTGAATTCTTGAAGACACACCCTGCGGTGAGCTGGGTCAACTATCCGATCGTTGAAAGCAACAAAACCAGAGAAAATGCTCTGAAATATCTTAAAGAGGGATACGGTGCCATAGTGACCTTCGGTATAAAAGGAGGAAAAGAGGCTGGAAAGAAGTTCATCGACAGTCTCACACTCATCTCCCACCTTGCCAACATCGGAGATGCAAGAACACTGGCCATCCATCCTGCTTCCACCACCCACCAGCAACTCACCGAAGAGGAACAGTTGAAAACAGGAGTCACTCCAGATATGATAAGATTGTCTGTTGGAATAGAGGACGTGGAGGACATAATAGAAGATCTCGATCAGGCTCTCAGAAGATCTCAGGAGGGATGA
- the metA gene encoding homoserine O-acetyltransferase MetA yields MPINVPSGLPAVKILAKEGIFVMTEKRAIHQDIRPLEILILNLMPDKIKTEIQLLRLLGNTPLQVNVTLLYTESHTPKHTPIEHILRFYTTFSAVKDRKFDGFIITGAPVELLPFEEVDYWDELTEIMEWSRHNVYSTMFICWAAQAGLYYFYGVPKYELPQKLSGVYRHRVTKETVLFRGHDDFFWAPHSRYTEVRKEDIEKIPELEILAESDEAGVYVVANKSERQIFVTGHPEYDRYTLRDEYYRDINRNLKVPIPANYFPDNDPTKTPVLTWWSHAHLFFSNWLNYCIYQKTPYKLEDIH; encoded by the coding sequence TTGCCAATAAACGTTCCAAGTGGTCTTCCTGCTGTCAAGATTCTGGCAAAAGAAGGAATCTTTGTGATGACGGAAAAGAGGGCGATACACCAGGATATCCGCCCTCTCGAAATACTCATATTGAACCTGATGCCAGACAAGATAAAGACGGAGATACAGCTTCTCAGACTCCTTGGAAACACTCCTCTTCAGGTGAACGTGACATTGCTCTATACGGAATCGCACACACCGAAACACACTCCCATCGAGCACATCCTGAGGTTCTACACTACGTTTTCTGCTGTGAAGGACAGAAAGTTCGACGGATTCATCATCACAGGAGCCCCTGTGGAACTTTTGCCTTTTGAAGAAGTGGATTACTGGGATGAACTCACGGAGATCATGGAGTGGAGTCGTCACAACGTGTATTCGACCATGTTCATCTGCTGGGCGGCTCAGGCGGGGCTGTACTACTTCTACGGTGTACCGAAGTACGAACTACCCCAGAAGCTCTCCGGTGTTTACAGGCACAGAGTTACGAAGGAAACGGTCCTCTTCAGGGGGCACGATGACTTCTTTTGGGCACCGCACTCCAGATACACGGAGGTCAGAAAAGAAGACATAGAGAAAATCCCAGAACTGGAAATCCTCGCAGAATCGGACGAGGCCGGGGTTTATGTGGTTGCAAACAAAAGCGAAAGGCAGATATTCGTGACAGGACATCCAGAGTACGACAGATACACCCTGAGAGATGAATACTACAGGGATATAAACCGAAATTTGAAGGTACCCATTCCGGCTAACTATTTCCCAGACAACGATCCGACGAAAACACCTGTTCTCACCTGGTGGAGCCATGCCCATCTTTTCTTCAGCAACTGGCTGAACTACTGTATCTATCAGAAAACACCTTACAAACTGGAAGACATTCACTGA
- a CDS encoding sodium ion-translocating decarboxylase subunit beta, with protein sequence MSVLSTLENFFNQTAFPHLTIGNVIMFAVAISLLYVAIVKHSEPLLLIPIAFGIILANIPPEASGILNEGGFLYYIKKGLDLGIYPPLIFLGIGALTDFSFMLSYPITIFLGAAAQMGIFFTLFVAKMIGFSLKQAASIAIIGGADGPTAIYITNTLSPELIAPIAISAYSYIALIPILQPVVSKMLTSREERKIRMKPPRKVSRFERLSFPLIITIATALLIPKSLPLVGSLMLGNLLREAGVVKRLVEAASRYILDTVTILLMLSVGASARADVFLQPQSLKIFFLGATAFIVSMSSGILFAKLMNLFLKDKINPLIGAAGVSAVPDSARVAQRLAQEEDPSNHILMHAMGPNVAGVIGSATVAGVFLMFLS encoded by the coding sequence TTGTCCGTCTTATCAACACTGGAGAACTTCTTCAATCAAACCGCCTTTCCTCATCTCACAATTGGAAACGTTATCATGTTTGCAGTAGCGATCTCCCTGCTCTACGTGGCGATAGTGAAACACTCAGAACCCCTTCTGCTGATACCGATCGCCTTCGGCATCATCCTCGCGAACATTCCACCTGAGGCTTCAGGAATTCTGAACGAAGGAGGTTTTCTCTATTACATAAAGAAGGGTCTCGACCTGGGAATCTATCCCCCTCTCATCTTTCTTGGAATCGGTGCTCTCACAGATTTCTCTTTCATGCTCTCTTACCCGATAACCATTTTCCTCGGTGCCGCTGCCCAGATGGGGATATTCTTCACACTCTTTGTTGCAAAAATGATCGGTTTTTCATTGAAACAGGCAGCATCGATCGCTATCATCGGTGGGGCAGATGGACCCACCGCCATCTACATCACCAACACGCTGTCTCCTGAACTCATCGCTCCCATTGCCATCTCTGCGTACTCTTACATCGCCCTCATACCGATATTACAGCCTGTTGTTTCAAAAATGCTGACCAGTAGGGAAGAAAGGAAAATACGCATGAAACCTCCCAGAAAGGTGAGCAGGTTCGAAAGACTCTCGTTTCCCCTCATCATAACCATCGCCACCGCCCTTCTGATACCAAAGTCACTGCCACTCGTTGGTTCACTCATGCTTGGAAACCTCCTCAGGGAGGCCGGGGTGGTAAAGAGACTGGTGGAAGCAGCTAGCAGATACATTCTCGACACGGTGACCATACTTCTCATGCTTTCCGTTGGAGCGTCTGCAAGGGCGGACGTATTCTTACAACCTCAAAGCCTGAAAATATTCTTCCTGGGAGCCACCGCTTTCATCGTGTCCATGAGTTCTGGTATTCTGTTCGCAAAACTCATGAATCTCTTTTTGAAAGACAAGATAAACCCTCTCATAGGTGCTGCTGGTGTTTCCGCCGTTCCAGACTCTGCCAGAGTCGCTCAGAGACTCGCCCAGGAGGAAGATCCGAGCAATCACATACTCATGCACGCAATGGGACCGAATGTGGCGGGTGTGATCGGATCCGCAACGGTAGCCGGTGTGTTTTTAATGTTCCTCAGCTGA
- a CDS encoding ATP-binding protein, with amino-acid sequence MGYRIEVNYDWCKACKLCSWICPTKAITSDELGRPVIREEKCVGCLRCEKICPEMAIEVLGSEERCQR; translated from the coding sequence ATGGGATATAGAATCGAGGTAAACTACGATTGGTGCAAGGCCTGCAAACTGTGTTCCTGGATCTGTCCCACAAAAGCCATCACAAGCGATGAACTGGGAAGACCCGTGATACGCGAAGAAAAATGCGTCGGGTGTCTGAGATGCGAGAAAATTTGTCCTGAGATGGCAATAGAGGTACTGGGAAGTGAAGAAAGATGCCAGAGATGA